Within the Streptomyces sp. NBC_00353 genome, the region GACAGCAGCTTCGAGGAACTTGTCCAAGCCGGCGAGCCACGAATCGTTGCTGGTCAGGATGATGGTGGGTGCGTCGTGTTCGCGATCTCGCCTCGTCTGCTCACCGCCCTCGCCGGGGCCGAGCGGTCCCGGTTGCGTGAAGTCGCCGCATCGTGGGTCAAACAGCGTTCGGAGGACGGCGAGGTAATCGAGGCTGAGATCGCCGATGAGATCGTGAGTGAACTGGCTGCCCTCGTCAGGAGTGCCAGAAGCCAGAGCCAAGGCGTCTACTGCTGGGTCGCGTAGTGATCACGAGCGTCCGCGCTGACTCGTCGTTCGCCGCAATCCTGCACGCGCCTTCGGCGGCGGATGTAGCCCCCGGCCCTCGTCACTGTCCCACCCAGACGGTTGCCTGGGTCCATCGCACTGGTTGGTCACTCATACGTTCTATGTTCGACCATGAGGGCCTACGCTCGCCAGGGCTCGGCGTTTGAAGTGAGCTTCACGGTTGGCATTCTTGAGGATCTGGTCGGCAGTTTTGGTCCACACGAACGGATGTGCACGGTCGTGTCATCAGTGATCGCCAGTCGAGGTACGGGAGTTCGACCGGTGATCACTTCCGGCGGTGTCGATTTTGCGCCAAGGGCCTACGCGTCGGCCCCGTAGGTCCCGTACTCCGGAAGCCCCGTTGCTTCGAAGGTGTGCACCGAGAGGCCGCCCGGTGTCGCCTGATGGCTGACGAGCCGCAGCCCGGCCGGTGCTCCGCCGTCCGGGAACAGGCGTCGTCCTTGGCCCACCACGACCGGGGCGATGACGAGCCGCAATGTGTCGATCAGCCCGGCGGCCAGCAGGGACTGGGCCAGCTGAGCGCTGCCGTGGATCTGCAGTTCCCGGCCGGGCTGCCGCTTCAACTCGGCGACTTGGGCGGGGATGTCGCCGGACAGGATCGAGGTCGGGTTCCACTCGGCATTGGTCAAGCTGTGGGAGGCCACGTACTTCGGCAGGCCGTTCAAGATGCCGGCGAAGGGATGGTCGGTCATCTTCGGCCAGTCCCGCGCGAAGTTCTGGTAGGTACGGCGGCCGAACAGGAATGCGTCCGCCTCGCCGAGCCAGGTGCCGACGAGCCGGTCGAACTCCTCGTCCAGGTGCGGCACGAACCAGCCACCCCGCGTGAACCCGTCGCTGGTGTCCTCGTCCGGGGACCCCGGCCCCTGGGAGACACCGTCGAGCGTCAGGAACTCCTGCACAACCAGCTTCATCGCGCACCACTCTCTCTTCGACCTCGAGGCCGACTCAGCCGCTTCGGCGGGGGGAGACGCGACCGTCCCCACTTCTTGGACGCCGTGGCGCGCAGAAACTCATCGGTCCGAACGGTGATGTCCGTGCCGGCCTGCGCGAGTCCCCGCGGCTCCGTAAACAGACTTGCAGGTCGGATGGCCGGTGAGGAGCGCATATGGCCTGTCCTTCAGCCAGAAGAGGGATTCGGGCCCATGGACGCGGGTGCGTAGGAACGCCACGATCGTTGCTGCGCCCCGAGGGCTGGAGAAATGCAGCAGCGCGGATGTGACCCGCGTCCTGCGTCTTGTCATCTTGGCCCTTGACCTCGGCGCCCGTTCTGATGATCATCGGCTGCACCGGGCAGCTGCACGACCGTTTCCGCCGCATTGTCGGAGGCGTCCGAGGCCCCGCCGCGCCGGAAAGCAGCCTGCCGGGTCACGTGCAGCATCTCGCCGATGGCTGCCCAGCTCAGGCCTGCGGTTGCGGGCCTGGTGTACGAGGGCGCGCTGGATGTCGTTGACGACGATGCATGGTGGTTTCGGTCTGCCAGGATGTGCCGCATGGATGTACGGAGCAGGAACCATGTGACGGTGACCGGGCGGTCCGGGGCGCCGGTGGTGATGCTGGCGCACGGGTTCGGGTGCGACCAGAACATGTGGCGCCTGGTAGTGCCGGCACTCGAGCGCGATTTCACCGTGGTCCTCTTCGACCACGTGGGCGCGGGGCGTTCGGACCTGTCGGCGTGGAGCCAGGAGCGCTATGCGACGCTCGACGGGTACGTCGACGATGTGCTGGAGATTTGCCACGAGTTGGCGCTCGGCCCGGTGATCTTCGTGGGGCATTCGGTGAGCGCAATGATGGGCGTGCTGGCCGCCGCGCGAGAGCCGGAGACGTTCGCCGGGCTGGTGCTGCTCGCCCCGTCACCGTGCTTCATCGACGATCCGGCCACCGGCTACCGGGGCGGGTTCAGTGCCGCGGACATCAATGAGCTGCTGGAATCGCTGGAGGCGAAC harbors:
- a CDS encoding dihydrofolate reductase family protein, which encodes MKLVVQEFLTLDGVSQGPGSPDEDTSDGFTRGGWFVPHLDEEFDRLVGTWLGEADAFLFGRRTYQNFARDWPKMTDHPFAGILNGLPKYVASHSLTNAEWNPTSILSGDIPAQVAELKRQPGRELQIHGSAQLAQSLLAAGLIDTLRLVIAPVVVGQGRRLFPDGGAPAGLRLVSHQATPGGLSVHTFEATGLPEYGTYGADA
- a CDS encoding alpha/beta fold hydrolase — its product is MDVRSRNHVTVTGRSGAPVVMLAHGFGCDQNMWRLVVPALERDFTVVLFDHVGAGRSDLSAWSQERYATLDGYVDDVLEICHELALGPVIFVGHSVSAMMGVLAAAREPETFAGLVLLAPSPCFIDDPATGYRGGFSAADINELLESLEANYLGWSGAMAPVIMGNPDRPELGEELTNSFCRTDPDIARIFARVTFLSDNRADLAQVGVPTLVAQCSSDAIAPPEVGAFVHAQIPGSRLVTLNATGHCPQLAAPEETAAAITAFVGTVR